The DNA region GTCGGCAAGCTCATGCAGCTCAAGGCAGGTTTCCAGCGCCTCACGGCAGTCGTGCAGTTGCAGGCACACGTCAATGTCGGCCCGCTCGCTTATGGCGCGGGACTCAGCCGAAAACTCGACCTTTTCATAGCGGTAGATGCCCAGATCGGCCAGGACAAACTCCGACCACTCCTGATACAGATTGCCGAAATACAACAGCCGCAGCCGATCACACAGCGGCATGATCTTCAGGCCGAACACGGCGTCGGACAGCGACGGGTGCCAGTGTTCGAGGGGTTGCGGCGTTGTATAAAGCGGTTGCAGGCGTTCAAGCCAGTCGTGCTTGCGTTCCGGCCCTTTCACGGCATGGGCCTTGAAGCACTCGCTCAATTCATCCTTGCGCAGCAACTGAAACAGTTCGCTCAGCTCGAGCGCCGGGCTGCTGTCCACCCAATGCCGTTGCAACAGCGGCACAACCGCCTGATGAGGATCGCCAATCTCCGCATAGCTCAGTTTGCTGGCCCGAAATAGCGCACCTTTGCGCATGACCATGCGCACCAACAACCCTTGGGCGGGCGTTGGCAAGTCAGCGAACTCAACGATGAAACGACGCTCGGACGCGTCAAGCAGGTCATCGTAGCGGTGCGTAATCCAGCCGAGTACCTGGCGAAAGTTCTCCAGGTAGTAAAACGGATTGTCGAGAGGCGAAGTATTCAAGACCAGCGTTCACATAAAGACGAAGTACACAGCAGAAGGATACTGGTTATCCGTACAGATTCCAGCGTAAAAACCTGTTGGTGCTTCGTTGGCCGATCAATGGCGTGTTTCCCGGACAGGCAGTCAGCCGTAGTATTGGCGGGATTTCATCGGTAGCAGAGAACAGCATATGCAAGCGCCACTGGTTTATCTCGCAGGTTTTGACGTATTCCGGGCGGACGCCGTCGAGCATGGTCGTTATCTCAAGGCCTTGTGTACTGCGCACGGGCTGGAAGGTCTGTACCCGTTCGACAATGACGTCACGCCAGGGCAGACGCCGCATGAAGCTGCGCAGCAGATCTACTCGATGAACGTCGCGATGATCCACCGCTGCTCTGCGATGCTGGTCAATCTGAACCTGTTTCGCGGCCTGGAGCCGGATTCGGGAACGGTATTTGAAGTCGGTATGGCGGTGGCGCTCAACAAGCCGGTATGGGCCTATTTCGAACCGGTGGCTTCACTGCGTGAACAGGTGCCGCATGACGAAAACGGCTTCGACAAGGACGGTTTCATGGTCGAAGACTTCGATTTGCCACGCAACCTGATGCTTGCCTGCAGTTGGGCGGGCACCAGCTCAACCGTGGAGCTGGGCGCGGAGGCGCTGGCGAAGTATCTGGGTGAGTTGCAGGGCAACTGATGATCTTGTAACTCGCGTGCCAATGCGTTCCATGCTGTCAAGCTGCGCGTCATTTTGCGACGCAGAGCGTCGCGAACGGCATTCCCACTGGAGCGTGCGGAACGAGAATCTTCAGACCCAGCCCAGAAAATCCCCGCCGTTATCGCGCAGCATCTGCAACATGCCCTCTGCCGCCGGCGACAGGTAGCCGCCCTTGCGCAGGGTCACGCCAATGGTGCGTTTCATGGTGGTCTGTTCCAGCGTTACTTCGCGCAGGTGCTGCATGGTCTTGCCGAACTCCAGCGACTCGCGGGCGATGAAACTCAGCAGGTTACTCTGGGCAATCAGACCCGGCAGCAGGGAAATCGAGTTGGCTTCGATCTGCACGGTCGGCAATGGCAACCCATGCGCGGCAAATGCTGCATCCAGCCATTTGCGCGATGACACACTGGCGGGCGGCAGTACCCAGCGGTAAGCGCACAGGTCGCTCATCTGCAAGGAGGTCTTGAAGATCGGATGCCGCTTACTGGCAATCACCACCGCTTCATCCTCGAACACCGCAAAGCTGGTCATGTCATCGCTGTCCGGCACGAGCCCGCAGATGATCATGTCGAGTTGCCCGGAACGCAGGGATTCACGCAGCAGGTCATCCTGGCCAATCACCAGCTTGAACGTGACGTCAGGCGTGCGCTGTAACAATGCCGAGGTCAGTTTCGGCATCAGGTACTCGGCCATGGTTGCCGCGCAGCCGACACGGATATTACCCACCATGCCGCTGGCAAAATCCCTTACCTCGCGCTGGGTCTGAGCAATGCTCTGCTGCAACTCCTTGCCGCGCGCCTGCAACAGTTCGCCCACCGGCGTCAGCTTGATACGCCGACCATCGCGCTGAAACAGCCGCGTGCCAAATGACTCTTCCAGGCGCTGGATGCTTTTGGTCAGTGCAGGCTGGCTGCGATTAAGCTTTTCCGCTGCGCGCCCGAGATGGCCCAGCTCAGCGATGGTTTCGAAATAAGTGAGATCGCGCAGGTCCATATCTATCAACCAAAGTTATCAATTCATGACTATTAGAAAATAGACTTGATGAGTTGCGATGTCGATACTGTGCGCATGTGATTCATCTCATTCAAGGAGAACGTCCTTGTCACAGGCTGCACGTGTTTCGATATCCACCCTTCCCCCGCTGGCCCAATGGGCGGGCCTGATTCTGATGGCCGGTACCGCCGGACACCTGCTCAAACTGTTCAACATGCCTGCCGCAATGTTCCTCGGGCCCATGCTGGTCGCCATCGGCTTTGGCGTATCGGGCGCAACCATCCGAATGCATAAACGCATCTTTCAACTGGGCCAGGGCACCGTCGGTGTACTGATTGCACATGCGATGTCGGTCAGCGTGCTGCTGACGGCGCTGCAATCCTGGCCAGTGATGTTGTTGGCGACGGCTCTGACCGTTGTGCTCAGCGCGGCAGTCGGCCTGATACTGGTGCGCTTTGCCGGTATCCCGAGCAACACGGCCGCCTGGGGTACATCGCCCGGCGCAGCATCGGCAATGGTCGCAATGTCTGAAGATTACGGTGCAGATTCGCGAATCGTCGCCACCATGCAGTATGTGCGGGTCGTCTGTGTGGTGACCATCGGCGCACTGGTCAGCCACCTTATCGGAGCCTCGGGCACTGAGGCGCACCAGAGCGCGGCCGTAGTGAACAGCCTGAGCCTGCCTGATCTGGGCATGAGCCTGGCGGTCATTGTGGTTGGCGTGGTGCTGGGCTCGCGTCTACCGGCTGGGGCGTTGCTGGTGCCGTTGTTGCTGGGCGGTGCCCTGCAACTGAGCGGGGTCTTGCAGATCACCATACCGGACTGGCTGCTGCCGATCGGTTACGGTGCCATCGGCTGCTATGTCGGGCTGCGTTTCGACCAGCCGACCGTACGGTATGTCTGGAGGCGACTGCCGATGATGATTCTGGCTTCGTTGTTGTTGATCGTGCTGTGCGCGCTGTCGGCGTGGCTGATTGCGGTCATGATGGGCAAGGATTACCTCTCGGTCTATCTGGCCACCAGCCCCGGCGGCCTGGATACCATGGCGATCATCGCCATCGATACCCATGCCGACGTCGGCTTCGTACTGGCCATGCAGACCCTGCGCCTGTTCGGCGTGATTCTGACCGGCAGTTTCCTCGCCCGGCAGATCATTCGCTGGACCGACAAGCCCATCCCTGCGCTCTGATCGCACGTTGACGGCTCCCGGTCAGTCCAGCCCCGCCAGAGCGCTGGCCAGACTGGGTGCCAGCGGCAGCACCGGCAGCAGCGTGGCCTGGTAGGCGTGATACAGATCGGGCTTGCCCGGCCAGATGTCCTCACTGGGCTGGTTTCGCTCATTCAGTTCGTGACGCCAGCTGCCATGTTCGATGTCGATGAACAGGGTTTCGTTGAACTCCCAGAAACAGCGATACCAGTCTTCATACTGCTGCTCGCCAGTACGCTGCAACAAGGCCGCGGCTGCCGCGACAGCCTCGCAATGCGTCCAGTGCAGGCGATGGCGAACCACCGGTTTGTTGTGCCAGTCGAGGGTGTAAACGATGCCGGGAGCGCCGTCGACATCCCAGCCATAGCGACAGGCATTGGCGAACAACTGCCGGGCATCGTCGAGCAACCATTCAGGATTGCTGCGCCCGGCGCGACGCCGCGACGCTTCCAGATGCAGCACCAGGCGCGCCCACTCGAACGCATGGCCGGGCGTGGTGCCGAATGGCCGAAAGCCGTCTGCCGGATTGTCGTGGTTGTAATCCGGCAGTGGCTGCCAGTCCGAGGAGAAGTGTTCGATGACCTGAAAGTTGTTGGCCCCCGCATGCTGGTGAATCACCCGCTCGACGATGCTCAGGGCCCGGTCGAGCCATTGCGCGTCACCGGTGACATCGGCAAGGGCAAGAAAGGCTTCGGTGCTGTGCATGTTGCTGTTGGCGCCGCGGTAAGGTTCCTCGTCGCTCCAGTCCTGGGAAAAAGATTCGCGCATGGCGCCTTCTTCATCACTCCAGAAGCGGGTCTGAATCACCTGTATCACGTCGGACAGCAACGCCTGCGCAGCGGGTCGGCCGGCAACCACAGCAGAGCTGGCCGCCAGCGCGACGAACGCGTGCAGGTAGGCCTGTTTATCGGTCTTGCCGTTGTCTTCAGGTGCGGCGTTGAACCAGCCGCCGTACTCGGCATCGCGCAGCGGACCACTCAAGGCGGCGATGCCATGATCGATCAGCGCAGCGCAGCCAGGGATACCTTGCGTGTGAGCCATGGCGAAACAATGAGTCATGCGCGCGGTGTTCATCGTTCCGGCCGTGGCACCGACCATCAAGCGTCCATAGTCATCGAGGCCGCCAAAACCGTTTTCCAGTTTCGCAGCCTTGGCGAAACCCAGCAGACGCTTGCCTTCCAGTGCCAGCCACTGATGATGGGCCGGTGAGCGTAACCAACTGCTGAAGGTGTGATTATTATTGTCCATGACGCGATGCCGCCCCCTTCAATAAGGTTGAACCCAAACTGTACCGGAGGTCATTTCGACCGAGGGCATAATGCGCGCCCGGTCGTTCGACGGCAAGCAGACACCGCCTGCAATCCTGCAGGCTTTTACACCTTGAAGCGTGAGACGACCTGATTCAGGTCCGCTGCCAGACGCGACAGTTCATGGCTCGATGCACTGATCTGATTGGCGCCCTGGGTCGATTGCATGGACAGGTCACGAATGTTGACGATGTTGCGGTCGACTTCACGCGACACCTGCGCCTGCTCTTCCGCCGCGCTGGCGATGACCAGGTTGCGCTCGGAAATCTGATTGATCGACGCGGTGATTTCGCTCAGCGATTCGCCAGCGCCCTTGGCCAGTGACAGGGTCGAGTCGGCGCGATCACGGCTGATGTTCATCGAATCCAGCGCTTGTGCCGATCCGCTGCGCATGGCGCTGACCATGGAATCGATTTCCAGTGTCGATTGCTGGGTACGATGCGCCAGTGCCCGCACTTCGTCTGCTACCACCGCAAAACCGCGCCCCGACTCGCCCGCACGCGCCGCTTCGATCGCCGCGTTGAGCGCCAGCAGGTTGGTTTGCTCGGCAATCGAGCGAATCACATCCAGCACCTTGCCGATATCCTGAGACTGGTTGGCGAGATTTTGCACCAGCGCCGAGGTGGACTGGACGTTGTCGGTCAGCGTCTGGATCGACTGCACGGTTTCGATCACACGCGTCTGCCCGGCCTGTGCCGACGTGCTGGACTGGTTGGAAGCGTCGGAAGTGGACACCGCGTTACGCGCCACTTCTTCCACTG from Pseudomonas syringae includes:
- a CDS encoding nucleoside 2-deoxyribosyltransferase, whose protein sequence is MQAPLVYLAGFDVFRADAVEHGRYLKALCTAHGLEGLYPFDNDVTPGQTPHEAAQQIYSMNVAMIHRCSAMLVNLNLFRGLEPDSGTVFEVGMAVALNKPVWAYFEPVASLREQVPHDENGFDKDGFMVEDFDLPRNLMLACSWAGTSSTVELGAEALAKYLGELQGN
- a CDS encoding LysR family transcriptional regulator, coding for MDLRDLTYFETIAELGHLGRAAEKLNRSQPALTKSIQRLEESFGTRLFQRDGRRIKLTPVGELLQARGKELQQSIAQTQREVRDFASGMVGNIRVGCAATMAEYLMPKLTSALLQRTPDVTFKLVIGQDDLLRESLRSGQLDMIICGLVPDSDDMTSFAVFEDEAVVIASKRHPIFKTSLQMSDLCAYRWVLPPASVSSRKWLDAAFAAHGLPLPTVQIEANSISLLPGLIAQSNLLSFIARESLEFGKTMQHLREVTLEQTTMKRTIGVTLRKGGYLSPAAEGMLQMLRDNGGDFLGWV
- a CDS encoding AbrB family transcriptional regulator is translated as MSQAARVSISTLPPLAQWAGLILMAGTAGHLLKLFNMPAAMFLGPMLVAIGFGVSGATIRMHKRIFQLGQGTVGVLIAHAMSVSVLLTALQSWPVMLLATALTVVLSAAVGLILVRFAGIPSNTAAWGTSPGAASAMVAMSEDYGADSRIVATMQYVRVVCVVTIGALVSHLIGASGTEAHQSAAVVNSLSLPDLGMSLAVIVVGVVLGSRLPAGALLVPLLLGGALQLSGVLQITIPDWLLPIGYGAIGCYVGLRFDQPTVRYVWRRLPMMILASLLLIVLCALSAWLIAVMMGKDYLSVYLATSPGGLDTMAIIAIDTHADVGFVLAMQTLRLFGVILTGSFLARQIIRWTDKPIPAL
- a CDS encoding AGE family epimerase/isomerase translates to MDNNNHTFSSWLRSPAHHQWLALEGKRLLGFAKAAKLENGFGGLDDYGRLMVGATAGTMNTARMTHCFAMAHTQGIPGCAALIDHGIAALSGPLRDAEYGGWFNAAPEDNGKTDKQAYLHAFVALAASSAVVAGRPAAQALLSDVIQVIQTRFWSDEEGAMRESFSQDWSDEEPYRGANSNMHSTEAFLALADVTGDAQWLDRALSIVERVIHQHAGANNFQVIEHFSSDWQPLPDYNHDNPADGFRPFGTTPGHAFEWARLVLHLEASRRRAGRSNPEWLLDDARQLFANACRYGWDVDGAPGIVYTLDWHNKPVVRHRLHWTHCEAVAAAAALLQRTGEQQYEDWYRCFWEFNETLFIDIEHGSWRHELNERNQPSEDIWPGKPDLYHAYQATLLPVLPLAPSLASALAGLD
- a CDS encoding methyl-accepting chemotaxis protein; the encoded protein is MQINLRDAMRHIGSSATQLASAATELNSVTEDSYRGLHQQNAEIDQAATAINEMTSAVEEVARNAVSTSDASNQSSTSAQAGQTRVIETVQSIQTLTDNVQSTSALVQNLANQSQDIGKVLDVIRSIAEQTNLLALNAAIEAARAGESGRGFAVVADEVRALAHRTQQSTLEIDSMVSAMRSGSAQALDSMNISRDRADSTLSLAKGAGESLSEITASINQISERNLVIASAAEEQAQVSREVDRNIVNIRDLSMQSTQGANQISASSHELSRLAADLNQVVSRFKV